The proteins below are encoded in one region of bacterium:
- a CDS encoding ATP-binding protein: MFTKKIFRKSNFKALSIYLLIIGIVILVAQGLHINAGREIISQVNESQVMIIREIASDMEHLMHELQEKLTTLARLYPLRQLKADEVLFNLQIYYELMHDQVSHIGIMNEQGRYEYFYPSIPRWQEMQLKDFSKTDFFQNAVSQFHHGLRQSPYISSQYEQGVGITGIPVSLPLYTDRTGSETPGEEKTFLGVLVLFLDLAVIDNLCQNHYSHLHDYSSFWLVDEQGTVLSHEKKAWIGKKIFQVHQEKASEGNAHSLNRIVRERMLEKETGTEYYYDHGPHKGPLEKYYLNFTPVRLPGTTWSIAVTTPAIKMDHWERRVLKSAWQWLLFVISFILVALSFVQVVIIIIHRKRIDWEKEQKEKFQSAFDGITDLVYMIDIDYRLQIVNKAFIKICGQPEKEIEGRKCFQFIRERESPCPDCPIPKTKSTHQAQRLEQIIFQETTNLYAYPLVNGEGETTAAVIFARIITKEKMLEQELQHRERLSLLGKQAACIAHEIKNPLVGIGMLAELVHDSLPPGSPAAEDLERILRECRRLEHLINNLSRFSRPAPLVFERGDIHKSLDLALALLRERMKEHRIQLQTDYQTDIPPIIHDAQKMQQVFLNLVINSLNAMPAGGRLIIQTSLHQHAFIDGNGSQITGQAVCIVIQDTGTGILPEVQKRIFEPFFSTSSKGTGLGLSIVHSIIQQHGGEIYLQSEPGKGTIMSIYLPFEPRSTTSPLIETLPDIEHYQ, encoded by the coding sequence ATGTTCACCAAAAAAATTTTTAGAAAATCAAACTTTAAAGCCCTGTCTATTTATCTGCTCATTATCGGGATTGTCATTCTGGTTGCTCAGGGGCTCCATATCAATGCCGGAAGAGAAATCATCAGTCAGGTTAACGAGAGTCAGGTGATGATTATCAGGGAAATCGCTTCCGACATGGAACACCTCATGCACGAATTGCAGGAAAAGCTGACTACCCTGGCCAGACTATATCCTCTGCGTCAGTTGAAAGCTGATGAAGTCCTGTTCAATCTGCAAATTTATTATGAATTGATGCATGACCAGGTTTCCCATATCGGGATCATGAATGAGCAGGGGAGATACGAATATTTTTATCCTTCAATTCCCCGCTGGCAGGAAATGCAACTGAAAGATTTCTCAAAGACCGACTTTTTCCAGAATGCCGTAAGTCAGTTTCATCATGGTCTGAGGCAGTCACCGTATATCAGCAGTCAATATGAGCAGGGGGTTGGCATTACCGGTATCCCTGTTTCGCTGCCGCTTTACACTGACCGGACTGGAAGCGAAACCCCGGGAGAGGAAAAGACTTTTCTGGGGGTGCTGGTCCTGTTCCTCGATCTGGCCGTTATTGATAACCTCTGCCAGAATCATTATTCCCATCTCCATGATTACTCTTCATTTTGGCTGGTTGACGAGCAGGGAACCGTCTTATCTCATGAGAAAAAAGCGTGGATCGGCAAAAAGATTTTTCAGGTGCATCAGGAAAAGGCTTCGGAAGGGAACGCCCACAGCCTGAACCGGATTGTCCGGGAGAGAATGCTGGAGAAGGAAACAGGAACAGAGTATTATTATGATCATGGTCCTCACAAAGGGCCGCTGGAAAAATATTACCTGAATTTCACGCCAGTCCGGCTTCCAGGGACCACCTGGTCGATCGCGGTAACCACTCCGGCCATCAAGATGGACCACTGGGAGCGCAGGGTACTGAAGAGCGCCTGGCAGTGGCTGCTGTTCGTCATCTCCTTTATCCTGGTAGCCCTGTCGTTTGTGCAGGTAGTGATTATTATAATCCATCGTAAGCGGATTGATTGGGAAAAGGAACAGAAGGAGAAATTTCAATCAGCTTTCGACGGGATTACCGACCTGGTGTATATGATCGATATCGATTATCGCCTGCAAATCGTGAACAAGGCATTTATCAAGATCTGCGGTCAGCCGGAGAAGGAGATTGAAGGCAGGAAATGCTTTCAATTTATCCGCGAACGGGAAAGCCCCTGCCCTGACTGCCCGATTCCCAAGACAAAGTCAACTCATCAGGCGCAGAGGCTGGAGCAGATTATCTTTCAGGAGACTACGAACCTTTATGCCTATCCCCTGGTCAATGGCGAGGGAGAGACAACAGCCGCCGTGATTTTTGCCCGCATCATTACCAAGGAAAAAATGCTGGAGCAGGAATTGCAGCACCGGGAACGGCTGAGCCTGTTAGGAAAGCAGGCCGCCTGCATTGCCCACGAAATCAAGAATCCTCTGGTCGGCATCGGGATGCTGGCTGAGTTGGTTCACGATTCCCTGCCGCCGGGCAGTCCGGCAGCCGAAGATCTGGAGAGAATTTTACGGGAGTGCCGGAGGCTGGAGCATCTGATAAACAATCTCTCCAGATTTTCCCGTCCGGCACCATTGGTTTTTGAACGAGGTGATATTCATAAGTCTCTGGATCTTGCCCTGGCTCTGCTCAGAGAAAGAATGAAAGAGCACCGCATTCAATTACAGACTGACTATCAGACCGATATCCCGCCGATTATTCATGATGCTCAGAAGATGCAGCAGGTGTTTTTAAACCTCGTCATAAATTCTCTGAACGCCATGCCGGCGGGAGGAAGATTGATTATTCAGACTTCCCTTCATCAGCATGCTTTCATCGATGGCAATGGCTCTCAAATCACCGGTCAGGCAGTCTGCATCGTTATCCAGGATACCGGCACAGGGATCTTACCGGAAGTTCAGAAGAGGATCTTCGAGCCATTTTTCTCGACCTCGTCCAAAGGAACCGGACTGGGATTATCCATCGTTCACAGTATCATTCAGCAGCATGGGGGCGAAATTTACCTGCAAAGCGAGCCAGGTAAGGGAACCATCATGAGCATCTACCTTCCCTTTGAGCCAAGGAGCACTACCTCCCCGCTTATTGAAACCCTCCCTGATATCGAACATTATCAATAA
- a CDS encoding sigma-54 dependent transcriptional regulator: MAFKILVVDDEESVGLGISRWLVKDGYQTSWVKSGEEALEKLVREDFHLVFLDLFMPGLSGIPLLERIKKEFPDVLVIVLTAYGDVHMAVQAMKMGAYDYLTKSSDMEELRLVARKALETKRLHREVKILRAEIDRQYEAINLVGSSQQIQEVSFLIKKISQIDQCTVLIVGESGTGKELVARTIHRQSGRAGNPFIDISCSALPNSLMESELFGFERGAFTDAKSRKAGLVELADGGTLFLDEIGTLDLAMQAKLLRFLEQRSFRRIGGIKDISVNISVIAATNNELGRMVEEGSFRHDLYYRLNVFLIRVPPLRRRKEDIPLLIQHFIDKFNQDFHKNVQGIHPDALRIAMDYDYPGNIRELKNIVERAMIMEEGNVITASSLDFFKTSRSDDQPLHQLAAEDGKEEGRTGTRLKLEEMERHYILEILRETGGNKAHAAAILGIARSTLFKKIKEYQLNDYL; the protein is encoded by the coding sequence ATGGCTTTTAAAATTCTGGTTGTAGATGATGAGGAGAGCGTGGGACTGGGAATATCACGCTGGCTGGTGAAGGATGGGTATCAGACCTCCTGGGTTAAAAGCGGGGAAGAAGCGCTGGAAAAATTGGTCCGGGAGGACTTTCATCTGGTTTTTCTGGATCTTTTTATGCCGGGTTTAAGCGGGATTCCCTTACTGGAGCGGATCAAGAAGGAATTTCCTGATGTTCTGGTTATCGTTCTTACCGCTTATGGGGATGTCCATATGGCTGTGCAGGCCATGAAAATGGGAGCCTATGATTATCTTACCAAGAGCTCCGATATGGAAGAGTTACGGCTGGTGGCCAGGAAAGCGCTGGAAACCAAAAGGCTGCACCGGGAGGTCAAAATCCTGCGGGCGGAAATCGACCGCCAATATGAGGCCATAAATCTGGTAGGCAGCAGCCAGCAGATTCAGGAGGTCAGCTTTCTGATAAAAAAAATATCCCAGATCGATCAGTGTACGGTCCTGATCGTTGGGGAAAGCGGTACCGGCAAGGAACTGGTGGCCAGGACCATTCACCGGCAGAGTGGCAGGGCGGGAAACCCCTTCATTGATATCAGTTGCTCTGCGCTGCCGAATTCACTGATGGAAAGCGAGCTTTTTGGCTTTGAGCGGGGTGCATTTACGGATGCCAAAAGCAGGAAAGCCGGCCTGGTGGAACTGGCGGATGGGGGAACCCTCTTTCTCGACGAGATCGGGACTCTGGATCTGGCCATGCAGGCAAAGCTGCTGCGGTTTTTGGAGCAGAGATCTTTCCGCAGGATTGGAGGAATCAAGGATATATCGGTGAACATCAGTGTGATTGCCGCTACGAACAATGAATTGGGCAGGATGGTCGAAGAGGGATCGTTCCGGCATGATTTATATTACCGGCTGAATGTCTTTTTAATCCGGGTTCCTCCCCTGCGCAGGAGAAAAGAGGATATTCCCCTTCTGATCCAGCATTTCATTGACAAATTCAATCAGGATTTTCATAAGAATGTCCAGGGAATACATCCTGATGCACTCAGGATCGCCATGGATTATGACTACCCCGGCAATATCCGGGAGTTGAAAAACATCGTTGAGCGGGCTATGATCATGGAGGAGGGAAATGTCATAACCGCAAGCTCCCTGGATTTTTTTAAAACATCGAGGTCTGATGACCAGCCTCTCCATCAGTTGGCTGCGGAAGATGGAAAAGAGGAAGGCAGGACCGGAACCAGGTTAAAGCTCGAGGAAATGGAGAGACACTATATTCTGGAGATACTGAGGGAAACGGGAGGCAATAAAGCCCATGCCGCAGCGATCCTGGGAATCGCCCGGTCAACTTTATTCAAGAAGATCAAGGAATATCAGCTCAATGATTACTTATAG
- a CDS encoding astroprincin family protein — protein sequence MQLTYTVEVERFEGALPAYYRDADGDGFGNPADTVHAPSAPEGYGENNTDCNDNDTRIHPGAQEICGDTIDQDCNEADLPCDFTIRGVVTGSGMTPIVGATVSIGTGTVTTSTDVNGSFSAGVAQTELLTRPADTVFPIKVTKDGYATGYANVLYEEGKFSYQVEIKLVAVSHRITDMDEVISGVEILSNGQNVGELTIPSTSLPSGVTQITGTITHIDPTSSEVASFPGSDFLAAPADGGQPVLLESFGVMEFDLKDQNGNPITSLPGPATVGMKVPAGLSVNEGDHIPLWYYDPATGLWQEEGEGIVEDRGAAGLWICGTVTHFTWWNYDRPIDTHACFKFTFVDNDTGNPITDLFWYGEGVTYSGVSPQRPCNCDGNDPQPPCSGESISSLTVKKSMPAGPPEQIRVYTMISGINYYLVRNGDGTYRVSTDSASATIFTVPVDNASCLSNYQVDLCRFLDSDDPVTGSGGPNEGNNGILPLQSFDRPPSVTCWTEPPYVQYVNGAFEPVTLYAEVTDDQHGITGQWYDPHGVPLPTTPDGPSPSGTIFTARWTPPDWWESSYAELRFAATGSDGTQGECWTGVELCRDRYVSFYGTVFDPDGSPAGPGVPVRIYRQGFDIIAYTDPYGYYSFDVASQGIPCWQCGMWNGESFNSTLEVNLEGCGNASSDLCYYCYDESGEWRQREMNIRLIEETDGCSLEMVDESGYPLSQCWGW from the coding sequence ATGCAGTTGACGTATACTGTTGAGGTGGAAAGGTTCGAGGGGGCTCTTCCTGCCTACTATAGAGATGCTGACGGGGATGGCTTTGGCAACCCTGCCGATACTGTTCATGCTCCCTCGGCTCCGGAGGGCTATGGAGAGAACAACACTGACTGCAATGACAATGATACCAGGATTCATCCTGGTGCTCAGGAAATCTGCGGAGATACTATCGATCAGGACTGTAATGAAGCTGATCTGCCGTGTGATTTTACCATTCGGGGTGTTGTGACTGGCAGTGGAATGACTCCGATAGTCGGCGCGACAGTATCCATCGGCACCGGCACTGTTACCACATCAACGGATGTCAATGGCAGCTTCTCCGCAGGAGTTGCCCAGACCGAGTTGTTAACTCGTCCTGCCGATACGGTATTTCCAATCAAGGTGACAAAAGATGGGTATGCTACCGGATACGCTAATGTGCTCTATGAAGAAGGCAAATTCAGCTATCAGGTGGAGATAAAGCTGGTAGCGGTATCGCACCGGATCACCGATATGGATGAGGTCATATCAGGAGTTGAGATCCTCAGCAACGGGCAGAACGTTGGAGAATTGACCATACCTTCGACATCGCTGCCTTCGGGCGTGACTCAGATAACAGGTACTATTACCCATATCGATCCCACGTCATCTGAAGTTGCTTCATTTCCCGGATCGGACTTCCTGGCGGCTCCGGCGGATGGTGGACAGCCGGTACTGCTTGAAAGTTTTGGTGTTATGGAATTTGACCTCAAAGACCAGAACGGCAATCCCATAACCTCCCTGCCCGGACCTGCCACAGTCGGTATGAAAGTCCCTGCCGGCCTGTCAGTGAATGAAGGCGATCACATTCCTCTCTGGTACTACGATCCGGCTACCGGCCTTTGGCAGGAGGAGGGTGAAGGAATAGTTGAAGACCGGGGCGCAGCAGGCCTTTGGATCTGTGGCACAGTTACCCATTTCACCTGGTGGAATTATGATCGTCCGATCGATACCCACGCTTGTTTCAAGTTTACCTTTGTGGACAATGACACCGGCAATCCAATTACCGATCTTTTCTGGTATGGAGAAGGTGTGACCTATTCCGGTGTATCTCCACAACGGCCATGCAATTGCGATGGTAATGATCCGCAGCCGCCCTGTTCAGGAGAAAGCATATCTTCCCTTACCGTCAAGAAAAGCATGCCTGCAGGTCCTCCGGAACAGATACGGGTATATACCATGATATCTGGCATAAACTACTATCTGGTTCGAAATGGTGATGGAACTTACCGTGTTTCGACCGACAGCGCGAGTGCCACCATCTTTACTGTCCCGGTGGATAATGCAAGTTGCCTCAGCAATTATCAGGTTGATCTGTGCAGATTTTTAGACAGCGATGACCCCGTCACCGGAAGTGGTGGCCCCAATGAGGGAAATAACGGCATTCTCCCGCTTCAATCCTTTGATCGACCTCCCAGTGTGACCTGTTGGACCGAGCCTCCATATGTACAGTATGTCAATGGCGCTTTTGAACCTGTTACCTTATATGCTGAAGTAACGGATGATCAGCATGGTATAACCGGCCAGTGGTATGATCCGCATGGTGTTCCATTACCTACAACACCGGATGGACCTTCACCCTCCGGTACAATTTTTACCGCCCGGTGGACTCCTCCTGACTGGTGGGAGTCTTCTTATGCCGAGCTCAGGTTTGCAGCAACAGGTAGTGACGGAACCCAAGGTGAGTGTTGGACCGGTGTAGAGCTTTGCAGAGATCGTTACGTTTCTTTTTATGGAACTGTTTTTGACCCTGACGGCTCCCCGGCAGGGCCAGGTGTCCCGGTGAGAATATACCGGCAGGGTTTTGATATAATCGCTTATACCGATCCTTATGGGTACTATTCCTTTGACGTAGCGTCGCAGGGTATACCCTGTTGGCAATGTGGAATGTGGAACGGAGAATCATTTAATAGTACACTCGAGGTTAACCTGGAAGGCTGTGGAAACGCTTCTTCAGATTTGTGCTATTATTGTTACGATGAATCAGGGGAGTGGAGGCAGAGGGAAATGAATATCCGTCTTATTGAGGAGACCGATGGTTGCAGCTTAGAGATGGTGGATGAATCCGGGTATCCTCTGTCACAATGCTGGGGCTGGTAG
- a CDS encoding Rpn family recombination-promoting nuclease/putative transposase, producing MNNETLNHPHDCLTKEILSRKENARDFFFHYLPAPIRDILDLDSLEICKDSFIEAELGEYFSDLLYQINLSGNQEGQGGYVYVLFEHKSAPEEWIAFHLLRYQVRIWELYLKQNETARGLPVIIPLVLYHGKKKWRVSVQFADLFMNSRPGLMAFIPDFSYLLCDLSAFGADQIKGRAVMRLFLILLKYIHDPELGRYLRELLPELLNDPFLSSQELRDTLTTIFRYIISVSDVVSVDEIKEIVETGLGKDKEDLIMTLAEQLIQQGMQQGMQQGIQQGMQQGEIKNAREAIVNVLETRFGLIPSSVRERLASISDQAALEDLLRKAVTVASVAEWESMIPERSLS from the coding sequence ATGAATAATGAGACCTTAAATCATCCACATGATTGTCTGACCAAGGAGATACTGAGCAGGAAGGAGAATGCCAGGGATTTTTTCTTCCACTACCTGCCAGCCCCCATCAGGGATATTCTTGATCTGGACAGTCTGGAGATCTGCAAGGATTCCTTCATCGAGGCTGAGTTGGGTGAGTACTTTTCAGACCTGCTCTATCAGATCAACTTATCAGGCAATCAGGAAGGGCAGGGAGGGTATGTGTATGTGCTCTTCGAGCACAAGAGTGCGCCAGAGGAGTGGATCGCTTTTCATTTGTTACGGTATCAGGTGAGGATTTGGGAACTCTATCTAAAGCAAAACGAGACAGCCAGAGGGTTGCCGGTGATTATCCCCCTGGTGCTGTATCATGGGAAGAAAAAATGGAGGGTAAGTGTTCAGTTCGCTGATCTCTTCATGAATTCCAGACCGGGGCTGATGGCCTTTATCCCGGATTTTTCCTATCTTCTGTGTGATCTGTCAGCCTTTGGTGCTGATCAGATCAAGGGCAGAGCCGTTATGAGACTTTTCCTCATTCTGCTCAAGTATATCCATGACCCTGAGCTGGGCAGGTATCTGAGGGAACTATTGCCTGAGCTGCTCAATGATCCCTTCCTGTCCAGCCAGGAACTGAGGGATACTCTGACCACCATTTTCCGCTATATCATCAGTGTCTCAGACGTTGTAAGTGTAGATGAAATCAAGGAAATAGTCGAAACAGGTTTAGGCAAAGATAAGGAGGACTTAATCATGACCCTAGCCGAACAACTGATCCAGCAGGGCATGCAGCAGGGCATGCAGCAGGGGATTCAGCAGGGCATGCAGCAGGGGGAAATAAAAAATGCCAGGGAGGCGATCGTGAATGTTCTGGAGACTCGTTTTGGCCTCATTCCATCCTCGGTCAGAGAGAGGCTGGCCAGTATCAGCGATCAGGCCGCTCTGGAGGATCTGCTGCGCAAGGCGGTCACAGTTGCCTCTGTGGCTGAATGGGAGAGCATGATTCCGGAACGCAGCCTGTCCTGA